CTGGATCCTGCACCACCCCCAAGCAGCACCCATCCCCACAGGTTGCACCCTGGGGTGTAACTGCCGCTCCACACCCGCTGGGCCTGGCTCTGGGTCGGTCCCTGCCGGAGGGGGATGAGGGGGCTTTGAATGTCTGGGTgcatcccaccccccccaggtgacaccccatgtcccctccccagcaccagcaTCGCCCAGCACAGCATCTCCCCTCACCGCCCGTcggggcaggacagggagaaaaaaagcaggaaaaagatgCAAAATCCCTCGTGCTGCGGGATGTCCCTGGGGGAGCCGCTGCGAGGAACCCCCCGAGAGCAGCGACGGGTGAACTCTCAGTTCACCCCCTCCCCAatgccctggggacaccctggcaCAGCCAGAACCAACCCCCAAAGTGGggtgacagcagcaggagcaccccGAGGTGTCCCAGAGCAatgtgggggctgtggggtccCCCGTCCCTGCAGACACCGCTCCCCCAGCCCCTTACCAGCTCCGTCTCCTCCCGGCTCTGCCCGGGCAGGCTCTCGGCCGGCCGGAGCCCCAGCACCGGCTCTGCGGTGCCCGGCAGGATGAGGCCGGAGGCggccaggcagagcaggcagagccaaGCGCTCCCCATGCTCCCGCTGCCGGACGCGTCCCTGGATGCTCACGGATGCTCCCGGCTCAGCTTTataccccccccccgccacccccctgCAGCCACCCGGCGTGGGCAAACACCCGCTGACGCAGATGGGGAGCGGGCGCacgtgtgtcccccccaaaccTTGACGCTGTCCTCAAGCCGGACAAGgcgcagggtggggggggacacacacacgtaCGTCCCCGGGAGATGCATCCCCTGGGACACACGTGCCCCGCGCCCGCGGCGTCAACGTCAGCGCCACGTCCAGCCGGAGCGGCCCGAGAGCTGgcgggtgctgagccccccctccctggggctgagcccccccccccgcagcgagGCAGAGGCCACTGCCAATTCCCTGAGCAAACACGGCTGTGGTGGCTCATCCCGGCGcggtgctggcagagcccagggcccCCCCTCTGGGGACGGCGCAGACAGGCTGGCACACGGGTCTCACAAACAGCTTTATTCCAAAGGAGGGGAcaaatggggggggggacacgcacacagagggggtgctgcagccccctctcCCCGGAGCAGGGCTCTGATGCAGAGCCGGCCGGGGTGGAGGAAGGCtgctccccccatccctgcagccaggaTCCCCCGGGGGGGAAAACACCCCCCTCTGCACGTGAGGGGAGAGTgggagcagagcacagggggGGCTGGAtccagctggggggggggagcgaACACAGGTGAGCAGCGGGAAAGGGCTGATGGGATACCCCAGCCCCCCACCCTGTGTCCCACAACCACACCAAGTCCCCTTGTGTCCCCATGGGGTCCCCCCGCCCCACACCATCCCTGTGGGGTCCCTTTGCGTCCCACAGCCCTTCCAGGTCCCCCCCCATATCCCTGGGGGGTCCCCCAGTCCCACACCATCCCTGTGGGGGTCCCTTTGTGTCCCCCAACCCTCTCAggcaccccccccacacccctaggggtcccccagccccacagcatccctgtgGGGttcccccgctccccccccccagcagagtGGGGCCCCACCAGGGACCACAGGGAGGGGGGTCCCGGCCCCAGAGTGTCCCCAAACCCACCTGCCCCCTCCTAGCTGCGCGGGGGCTGCTTCTGCCGGCGGCCCGTCCTGGGGGGGGGCTCGGCGGCTTCTGCCTGGCCCTTCTGGAGgccctggggcacagagcagtggggggtcactgggagggaccccctccttccccccccttcccattCAACCCTCGCCGTACCACATAGAAGCCGGTGTGGTACCCGCTCATGTACCAGGCCATCAGCATCATGGCCAAggcgtcctcctcctcctcctcttcctcccacagggcgtggggtggggctgggggccacggCGGGGGCATcacctgccagcagcacccacagccccttAGGGACAGACCAGGCGGGGGGGCTCAGGGTGCCCCAAACCTGGGGGGATGGCACACACTCACctcggggggccggggggagccggaCGCCTGCtcgcccttcctcctcctcctcctcgcaccGGGAGGCAGCTCCCACGATGAAGGGGGAGTTTCCCCCGCCGGGGGGTCGCTCCCGCCGCAggtcccggggtgggggggcaggaggtCGCCCAGCGCCCGCTCCTCGGTGTTGCCGTAGCCGTCGAACTCCACCACGCAGGTGCCGGCGGCGGGGTCCAGCGCCCGCAGCCGCGCCGGGTACCGCCGCCCGTCCCCCGACCAGGCCGCGCTGCAGGCGTCCCCCACCCGCCACTGCGGg
The Strix uralensis isolate ZFMK-TIS-50842 chromosome 27, bStrUra1, whole genome shotgun sequence DNA segment above includes these coding regions:
- the LOC141935283 gene encoding uncharacterized protein LOC141935283 isoform X2 — encoded protein: MAESAPGPRGPDPRAGGGPSSGKTAIPGATALRSPRTSLPRDAPGEGSDGDSETPTSSVTPSEEEEEEEEKESGHQWRVGDACSAAWSGDGRRYPARLRALDPAAGTCVVEFDGYGNTEERALGDLLPPHPGTCGGSDPPAGETPPSSWELPPGARRRRRKGEQASGSPRPPEVMPPPWPPAPPHALWEEEEEEEDALAMMLMAWYMSGYHTGFYVGLQKGQAEAAEPPPRTGRRQKQPPRS
- the LOC141935283 gene encoding uncharacterized protein LOC141935283 isoform X1 — translated: MAESAPGPRVGTGTGTGAGGDRSGAELAQGPDPRAGGGPSSGKTAIPGATALRSPRTSLPRDAPGEGSDGDSETPTSSVTPSEEEEEEEEKESGHQWRVGDACSAAWSGDGRRYPARLRALDPAAGTCVVEFDGYGNTEERALGDLLPPHPGTCGGSDPPAGETPPSSWELPPGARRRRRKGEQASGSPRPPEVMPPPWPPAPPHALWEEEEEEEDALAMMLMAWYMSGYHTGFYVGLQKGQAEAAEPPPRTGRRQKQPPRS